From a single Fusobacterium ulcerans ATCC 49185 genomic region:
- a CDS encoding sugar kinase — protein MDKIFDFKNKEFGLICSGEMIMRLSPLNNEMLIQGHLLEKQMGGAEFNVASGVSILGEKTAIITKLPENELGKFAKKIISSNGVSNEFVVYDESKNKRLAIYYYEYGSSPRKPNVTYDRQNSSFQSFKADEVKSSVYNRAEIFHTSGITLGLCETSNKLTHDLIRNFKDRGALVSFDVNFRRNLWTEEEARIEIEKLLPFVDILFASEETFRKMFQKTGNLEEIIRAFAKEFNISFIASTQRTVNSPKSHNFTSLIYNRKNNTFYCESPYKNIEIVDRIGSGDAYVAGVLYGILKHNNPEKAMKYGNANSVLKNTIIGDISCADVTLVDSIIADHENGNTSEMNR, from the coding sequence ATGGATAAAATATTTGATTTTAAAAATAAGGAATTTGGATTAATATGCAGTGGAGAGATGATAATGAGACTTTCTCCTCTGAATAATGAAATGCTGATTCAAGGACATTTACTTGAAAAACAAATGGGAGGAGCAGAATTTAATGTTGCCAGTGGAGTATCAATATTGGGAGAAAAGACTGCCATAATAACAAAGCTTCCAGAGAATGAACTAGGAAAATTTGCAAAAAAGATAATAAGTTCTAATGGTGTAAGTAATGAATTTGTGGTATATGATGAATCTAAAAATAAAAGATTAGCTATTTACTATTATGAGTATGGATCATCACCGAGAAAACCAAATGTTACATATGACAGACAAAATTCATCATTTCAGTCTTTTAAGGCAGATGAAGTAAAGAGTTCAGTATATAATAGAGCAGAAATCTTTCATACAAGTGGAATAACTTTAGGATTGTGTGAAACTTCAAATAAATTGACTCATGACCTTATCAGAAATTTTAAAGATAGAGGAGCATTAGTATCTTTTGATGTAAATTTCAGAAGAAATCTTTGGACTGAAGAAGAAGCAAGAATTGAGATTGAAAAATTGCTTCCATTTGTTGATATACTTTTTGCTTCAGAAGAAACTTTTAGAAAAATGTTTCAGAAAACAGGAAACTTAGAAGAGATTATAAGAGCTTTTGCAAAAGAATTTAATATATCATTTATTGCTTCTACTCAAAGAACAGTAAATTCTCCCAAATCTCATAATTTTACTTCATTAATATATAACAGAAAAAATAATACTTTCTATTGTGAATCTCCATATAAAAATATAGAGATAGTAGATAGAATAGGAAGTGGAGATGCTTATGTAGCAGGAGTACTATATGGAATCCTTAAACATAACAATCCAGAAAAAGCAATGAAATATGGAAATGCTAATTCAGTATTGAAAAATACTATAATAGGAGATATATCTTGTGCAGATGTTACCCTTGTAGACAGTATAATAGCTGATCATGAGAATGGAAATACAAGTGAGATGAATAGATAA